The genomic window CAGCAACGGAAGCTCCAGGTCGAAACTTTATATTTTCAGAGGAAAGATTGGAAATCAAGACTTCGACAACGAAAAAATCCTGCGAGGGATCTTTCGGCTTACTCCGCATCCTTCCAAAATAGTAAGTATCTCTTCTATCAGTTTTGACAATCTTTACTTGGACTCTTTTATCTTCAAACGAAGGCTTCTTGTCTTTCAACTGACTTATTGTACAGTTTGCAAGAGCCGAAAAGCATAAGAGGAAAAATAAGAATTTTAAATATTTACACATCTTGACATCGTCCCAAAAATTTTTCAGAAATTTCAATATCCACAGTCCGATGCCGCAGCACAGCTGCTATAGCAAAATGCTGAATTCGTACAACTGTATGGCTTGGACGGATCATTACAACCTCCACCTGCTCCTACGTTGCTACAAGTCAAAGCACCAGCCGCATATATCGTAATGGTTCGAGTCCCGCTTACGGACTTAGAAATTCCGTTAGCCGTCACGGTTGCTGAAAAGGAAATCGTGTGCGGACCACCTTGAGCCGTCGGCGTTCCATTTATTCTGCCGATAGATGAGTCAAACGTCAATCCATTCGGTAAAATTGAATTCACTTTAAAATCGCTGAATTGACAGTTCTTTTTACTCAATGATGCAGTTTCGTATGTTGAGCCATTCGTCGTAAACTCTATTCCAAAAGGATACACTGCACTGCCTACTTGACCGTCAGAAGCCTTACCTGAAATCATAGTTATATTGGTAGGACAATATTGGGCTGACTGAGCCCTGTTCAAACTCATCAGCAATGAGAAAATCGTGTCATTGTCTGTGTTTTCTTTTTTGTCCTCACATGCTAATGAAAACAACAGCAGCATTCCGAAAATAACCGATACACTTGTTTTTTAGATTCATTCCTTACCTTTAATTTTTATAATATTCAGTTTTCATTCTTTTTACGCAGCTTCATCACTACAATCAACTCATAAGGCACAGCCACCGCAAGAATAGCTGGTTTTTCGTTTTTTTTACCTCTTAACTTTGTTTGAAATGAGTTTTAGATTACGGATTCAAATCTTCCTGTGGAGTTTAGCCGCTTTCTTGTTCAACTATTATTTTGTAAAACAAAATGTCTTTGAGCTAAGAATGTTTAAATCACACCCGATCTTTCGCTTGTCGTCATACATCTTCTTACTTCGGAAGATACGGCAGGATTCCCCGAATCCGCTCCAATGCCTCAGGCAACATCTGAACCTTTACAAGACTTTCCTTCTCCGGATCAAAGTAAACGCAACTTACTTTCGGACTCCAAGCTAAGTCTACATACATCTGTTGACCCGTCGCTTTGTTTCTAACAGCTTCGCCTAATTCGAAGCCTTGTTCAGTTCCATTCTCTTTCATACAAGCTTTCTTTCAACCTTTGAAATCCCTTTATTCCACCGCCTTCGGCTCCGTATCAAACTTGTCTTTGTCCAAAGCAAAAAGTGGAGAATACATCACATTTATCTAAATGCCGAGGTCGCTTAACATGAATTAAACTTAACAAATGTTAGCTTTCGGACTAAGACGCCAGGACACGCTACGGGTTCAAATCTTCCTGCGGTGGCGTTCCGCCTTGTTCTTGAAACTCAAGATAAGCCTCTGCCTCTGCTAAGCAGTTAACAATATGTTCGATATTATAAGGACGACCTTTCATTCTCGTACCCAATCCTCTTCCATTCGAAAAATTTCCAGAACGTTGATCAATAGCGTTTTGATCTTTGATCCTGTTAATATCAAAAGACAAATATAGACTCTGATTCCCATCGTCTAAATACTTTTTTAAATAGAGAGTTTTTCCGTCTTTCGAAACTCTGTATACCTGGTCTTCTTTTCGGTATTCAAACGGCAGATAAATGGAACCTTCAATTTTTGATTTCTCAACATCGACAGCCGTTCCATCTTTCAATAACTTAACATCCGTCTTCAATCCATCATATGCAAATTGTACTGTTTTCCTTGTGTCATCAATCTCAATACAAAAAGAAGCCTGGTATTTCCTTTTCGGTCTTTTCAAAAAAACCATCAAGTCATTGGAAACTTCTGTTCCCATAGCCAAACTGAATACTTCTTTTCCTTGGGATCTCAATTTCTCAAATTGAATCTCAGCTTGACTTTTGTTTTCCACTGGACCCCCCTTCGAGTCCCTACAATTAAACAGTAAAATCAAAATACTGAATATTAATATTCTCAACTTC from Leptospira yasudae includes these protein-coding regions:
- a CDS encoding Ig domain-containing protein, translating into MLLLFSLACEDKKENTDNDTIFSLLMSLNRAQSAQYCPTNITMISGKASDGQVGSAVYPFGIEFTTNGSTYETASLSKKNCQFSDFKVNSILPNGLTFDSSIGRINGTPTAQGGPHTISFSATVTANGISKSVSGTRTITIYAAGALTCSNVGAGGGCNDPSKPYSCTNSAFCYSSCAAASDCGY